Genomic window (Rhinatrema bivittatum chromosome 9, aRhiBiv1.1, whole genome shotgun sequence):
TCCTCTTTACAACAGTGATATAACAATCAGAATCGTGCATAAAATAATAATACGACTCAGGAAACATGCAGAGCAGTAATCCAACTGGCCACTATACCTAATAGACTAATTACAATCTAACGGCTAACACAGAGCAATAATCCAAGCCTATCGGAGTTATCTACGCAATCTTCCCAGAATACTAAGCATAAGCCATTCAATCCATACAGGAATcttcagtagaaaaaaaaaagagccgaCATTTCTATACAAAAACAAAGCttttccaaaacaaacaaaataaaaaataccagGTTCTGATTTCCATTCTACAAATTCCCCTTTTGAAATTTGTATTTCAGACTGGGTATAGAGACCCTGGACCAGGCCCAGGTAGCTGAAAAATTAAGCTTAAGGTGTCTAGGCACCAGGATcatccaaaaatataaaaacctaaaaggaACAGGCTTCGTTCTCAAGCTGGACAATGGCTTATAGGATGCGTAAGCTGAAATGCATTTATTGTTACGTGAACTCTGTAAGCTGCCAGGGCACGTGGGATGGTGCGACCTAGAAATATTTTCAGGAAATCTCTTTTCTTTACCCAGGGCCGCCTTCTCCTCCCGAAAAGACGTTTATCTACATCATTGTGGGCACCGCGGCTGCCGTCATCCTCCTCTGCACAATCACGGCACTGGTCGTATGGAGATACAGCTCCAGGTAGCCCTACTGTTTACGTATGCGTTGGGTTTTACAAAGACATGCAGGGTGCGCAAAGGTTGTGCGGGGGCCTACTCTGCTGGGGGACTTACGATCAGTTCATGCGTGTCGCAGGGTGGCGCACTCTCACGCCTGTAGAGGGGGACGCTGCTTAAATTATTCCTGATCTATAGCCACATAAAATGACAAGCATTCATGTCTTAAATGTGCTCTAAATATCACCTGTACTGCTCATTCTGAACTGCGATTCTTTTCATGGATACATATCGTAGGTTTTATTACGACCTGGCAGACTTCCTCCTGCAGCTTTGCCTACTATgaactttcatttgcaactacctacTTCCTCCTATTTACTGTATATCTCCtaccccccctgctccctccccaagTTCCTGGTCTGGTCACTGCAGCAATGttcctgggctgggggggggggggcatgaaatATGGTCCAGAACCTTGCAATCACAAGGTCtgaatctggccaccaggtgtcactctTGAGCGCTGACCGTATTTTCCTTCCCCCGCTGCCCTCTGCGGGATCCCGAGCCCCTAAGTGATCCCAGGAGCGGAAGACCCAACTCAGGGTCTGAATCAGGGAGCTTCTGCATGGCAGCATGCAATATTGCCATGGAGTGACCGGGCTGGCCCACATATTTTTAATAACCATTCTGTGGAGAACAAGGAAATGGCAGAGGGCATCAAACACTGAGGTGATGATGTTCTTTGTAACGGAAAAGAGATATAGAGGCTGACCCAGTGACTCAGTCCTGGGATCTTCTGCATCCTGGGTAGCCTGGAGCTGGGCATGCCGCAGAGGAAACAActtaaagcctttgaaaatggccCTCACAATGGATACCTCAATGCATAAGGCCAGAAAGTTAAAGCAGGAATCGTGTATTGTGTCTTGGTAGTGGTTAGCTGTACCAGAGCTATCCAATTTCATTCTGGGTTCAAAAAAACACAATTGCACTATAAGAAGACAAAAAACTAATTCTGCATTTCCTCCGATCACCTTAATAGGAAGAATAAGAAAAATCCTCAGAGACTGAATGGGACGGAATGCACATCAGATCTCAACGTCTACCACGACCCAGGCTGTGCGGTCAATGCGGCGTTTGATGAAGAACATGATGGCTGGCCACAACTTCATTAACATCAACTCAACCGGGATTGTGTAGCTCTAATTTTGAATTATGTGCAATAACATTTTAATTAGCAACTACGGTTCAGCTGAATCCTTTTGAAGTTTTTCTTATCAATAAATTACTTATTTTTCTGAACTTTCCTGTGCAAGTCCTTATGTAGATGGCTAAGAATCCAACTCGAAATTAGGAACGGTTTCCCACTTTCCATCTGCCAGGCATGGAAGCAGGGCTGGCTTTATATCTCACATGCACCTAGGCACAAGAAGATATTAAGCATGTTATACCGGTTAAGCCAAATCGAGCACTGTttagccagtttttaaaaatatggaaATGCTGCTAAAAACGTAAGAAAAAAGAGGGTAGGTTACAAAAGGttttcctatttttccaagagtaaaaaatgttaaaatgtgtCAAACTTGCTCCCCCAGGAAGTGAAGTGTAGGAATGGGGAGAAAGGTTTGGGTTTTATGCCCCCATGGTGTCACCTGGCCTGTTATCATTCCAAAGCACCCTCTATCTTTCAAGGTGAC
Coding sequences:
- the LOC115099296 gene encoding zonadhesin-like, producing MGSSTVACQSTRCAPDEICTVANLTSGCYIPGPCLENPCENGGVCIENATEPENKTMYCRCPDTHKGDFCENKNVQGPPSPPEKTFIYIIVGTAAAVILLCTITALVVWRYSSRKNKKNPQRLNGTECTSDLNVYHDPGCAVNAAFDEEHDGWPQLH